The proteins below come from a single Oerskovia jenensis genomic window:
- a CDS encoding CDP-alcohol phosphatidyltransferase family protein has protein sequence MTADQEVSSRILTIPNTISLLRLALVPVFAVLIVRGNDEWALAVLAISGASDWLDGVLARRLDQVTKLGQMLDPAADRLFILVTLVGLAWRDVVPLWVLVVILLRDITLVCLLPVLTRHGYGPLPVSFVGKAATFALLYAFPLLLLAEAPGALGATASIIGWAFTGWGVGLYWLAGIQYIRQTRQLVAPRTDPQETAAG, from the coding sequence GTGACAGCAGATCAAGAGGTCAGCTCACGCATCCTCACGATCCCCAACACCATCAGCCTCCTCCGGCTCGCCCTCGTCCCCGTCTTCGCCGTCCTCATCGTTCGCGGCAACGACGAGTGGGCGCTCGCGGTCCTCGCGATCTCCGGAGCCTCCGACTGGCTCGACGGCGTGCTCGCCCGACGCCTCGACCAGGTCACCAAGCTCGGACAGATGCTCGACCCCGCAGCCGACCGGCTCTTCATCCTCGTCACGCTCGTCGGTCTCGCATGGAGAGACGTCGTACCCCTGTGGGTCCTGGTCGTCATCCTCCTCCGCGACATCACCCTCGTGTGCCTCCTGCCCGTCCTCACCCGCCACGGCTACGGCCCCCTGCCCGTGAGCTTCGTCGGCAAGGCAGCGACCTTCGCCCTCCTGTACGCCTTCCCCCTGCTGCTGCTCGCCGAGGCCCCCGGCGCCCTCGGCGCGACCGCCTCCATCATCGGCTGGGCCTTCACCGGATGGGGCGTCGGCCTCTACTGGCTCGCCGGCATCCAGTACATCCGCCAGACCCGCCAGCTCGTCGCACCCCGCACCGACCCCCAGGAGACGGCCGCAGGATGA
- a CDS encoding DUF881 domain-containing protein, with protein sequence MTTTPRNDAHPSRHGKPALDASMTLLTEVMDRPLDAGYAEAAARRAAGDEPPRKTRTWVLVAALAVLLGFVTAAATIDLRAPQGAAIDARRVLEKEIVSRREEVDALSAQATALSEEIETLQTEALADVDPVLLETLQIDGVANGSIAVTGPGLVITLNDAAEGVGADDQSLNKKVQDGDLQRVVNSLWASGAEAIAINGQRLTPLSAVRSAGEAILVDLQPLIAPYRVEAIGDPATLETEFARSSAPGYLSTISSTWGIQYSRIPQSKLSLPGNGIQRLFYAHAVDSTAATCDEPEAPTGQDGASTGETESPASSTGPTGADSSLAGQESTE encoded by the coding sequence ATGACCACCACCCCCCGCAACGACGCGCACCCCTCCCGGCACGGGAAGCCGGCCCTCGACGCCTCCATGACCCTCCTCACCGAAGTCATGGACCGCCCCCTCGACGCCGGCTACGCCGAGGCCGCCGCGCGCCGCGCCGCCGGGGACGAGCCGCCCCGCAAGACCCGCACCTGGGTCCTCGTCGCAGCGCTCGCCGTCCTGCTGGGCTTCGTGACGGCCGCCGCGACGATCGACCTGCGCGCACCCCAGGGTGCGGCGATCGACGCGCGCAGGGTGCTCGAGAAGGAGATCGTGAGCCGGCGTGAGGAGGTGGACGCCCTCTCCGCGCAAGCCACGGCGCTGAGCGAGGAGATCGAGACCCTGCAGACCGAGGCGCTGGCCGACGTCGACCCGGTGCTCCTGGAGACCCTGCAGATCGACGGCGTCGCCAACGGGTCGATCGCGGTCACGGGGCCGGGGCTCGTGATCACCCTCAACGACGCCGCGGAGGGCGTCGGTGCCGACGACCAGTCGCTCAACAAGAAGGTGCAGGACGGCGACCTCCAGCGCGTGGTCAACTCGCTCTGGGCCTCGGGCGCGGAGGCCATCGCGATCAACGGCCAGCGACTCACGCCGCTCAGCGCCGTCCGGAGCGCGGGCGAGGCGATCCTCGTGGACCTCCAGCCCCTGATCGCCCCGTACCGGGTCGAGGCGATCGGCGACCCGGCGACGCTCGAGACCGAGTTCGCCCGCTCGTCGGCCCCCGGCTACCTGAGCACCATCAGCTCGACGTGGGGAATCCAGTACAGCCGGATCCCGCAGAGCAAGCTCTCGCTGCCCGGCAACGGGATCCAACGTCTGTTCTACGCGCACGCCGTAGACTCCACGGCAGCCACATGTGACGAGCCTGAGGCGCCGACCGGGCAGGACGGCGCGTCGACGGGGGAGACGGAGAGCCCCGCGTCGTCGACCGGTCCTACCGGAGCCGACAGTTCACTCGCAGGGCAGGAGAGCACGGAATGA
- a CDS encoding small basic family protein: MIAVVGLVLGVVAGLVLQPTVPVALQPYLPIAVVAALDALFGGLRAMLDGLFNDKVFLVSFLSNVVVAALIVFLGDQLGVGTQLSTGVVVVLGIRIFSNAAAIRRHLFKA; the protein is encoded by the coding sequence ATGATCGCAGTCGTCGGACTGGTCCTCGGAGTCGTGGCGGGGCTCGTGCTCCAACCCACCGTCCCCGTCGCCCTTCAGCCCTACCTGCCCATCGCGGTCGTCGCGGCGCTCGACGCGCTCTTCGGTGGCCTGCGGGCCATGCTCGACGGGCTCTTCAACGACAAGGTCTTCCTCGTCTCGTTCCTCTCGAACGTCGTCGTCGCAGCCCTCATCGTCTTCCTCGGCGACCAGCTCGGTGTGGGGACCCAGCTCTCGACGGGCGTCGTCGTCGTCCTCGGGATCCGCATCTTCTCCAACGCCGCCGCCATCCGTCGGCACCTGTTCAAGGCCTAG